From Staphylococcus delphini, one genomic window encodes:
- a CDS encoding YfiT family bacillithiol transferase yields the protein MDVRFPIGGLEVPETITRAHIDAWLEEIAQYVQDLRKTVTHLNQDDLQATYREGSFTVQQLVHHIADSQMNMFQRLKLALTDTHPQVPNFVQDEWVKLADSDLPIEVSIQMLDAINQRVVAIGEHLTAAELTRDFVLEGSGATTVGETIAKLSWHERHHLAHIQIALGQFDIGQSN from the coding sequence ATGGATGTAAGGTTTCCCATTGGAGGATTAGAAGTGCCCGAAACAATCACACGTGCACACATTGATGCATGGCTAGAAGAGATTGCACAATATGTACAGGATTTAAGAAAAACGGTGACGCATTTAAACCAAGATGATTTGCAGGCGACATATCGTGAGGGGAGTTTTACAGTCCAACAACTTGTGCATCATATTGCGGACTCACAGATGAATATGTTTCAACGCTTAAAACTCGCTTTAACGGATACACACCCGCAAGTACCGAATTTTGTGCAAGATGAATGGGTGAAACTCGCTGATTCAGATTTACCCATTGAAGTGTCGATTCAAATGTTAGACGCAATCAATCAACGCGTGGTAGCTATCGGTGAACACTTAACGGCAGCAGAACTGACAAGAGACTTTGTGTTAGAAGGCAGTGGTGCAACGACAGTAGGTGAAACGATTGCGAAGTTGTCTTGGCATGAACGGCATCATCTTGCGCACATTCAAATTGCTTTAGGACAGTTCGACATCGGTCAATCAAATTAA
- a CDS encoding catalase — translation MNRDESKLTGLFGHPVSDRENSMTAGPRGPLLMQDWYFLEQMAHFDREVIPERRMHAKGSGAFGTFTVTNDITQYTKAKIFSEVGKKTEMFARFSTVAGERGAADAERDIRGFALKFYTEEGNWDLVGNNTPVFFFRDPKLFASLNHAVKRDPRTNMRSAQNNWDFWTSLPEALHQVTILMTDRGIPKGYRHMHGFGSHTYGMINENNERVWVKFHFRTQQGIENLQPDEAAAIIANDRESSQRDLFDAIEEGNFPKWKMYIQVMTEEQARNHKDNPFDLTKVWYKGDYPLIEVGEFELNRNPENYFMDVEQAAFAPTNIIPGLDFSPDKMLQGRLFSYGDAQRYRLGVNHWQIPVNQPKGVGIENICPFSRDGAMRFLDGNQGGKTHYYPNSYGAHQSQPEYKRPELEINGGAYEYDFREDDDNYFEQPGKLFRLQSPEQQQRMFITTANEMEGTTDEVKRRHIKHCYQADVDYGTGVAKALGMEDQLASIIAEI, via the coding sequence ATGAACAGAGATGAATCAAAATTAACGGGCTTATTTGGCCATCCTGTCAGTGACCGTGAAAACTCGATGACTGCGGGTCCACGTGGTCCATTATTGATGCAAGACTGGTACTTTTTAGAACAAATGGCACACTTTGATCGTGAAGTGATTCCTGAGCGTCGTATGCACGCTAAAGGTTCAGGTGCATTTGGTACTTTCACTGTGACAAATGACATTACACAATATACAAAAGCGAAAATCTTTTCAGAAGTTGGCAAGAAAACTGAAATGTTCGCACGTTTTTCTACAGTTGCGGGTGAACGTGGGGCAGCGGATGCTGAACGTGACATTCGTGGTTTCGCGCTGAAATTCTATACTGAGGAAGGGAACTGGGACCTTGTGGGGAATAACACGCCTGTCTTCTTCTTCCGTGATCCAAAATTATTCGCAAGCTTAAACCACGCTGTTAAACGTGATCCACGCACAAATATGAGAAGTGCGCAGAATAACTGGGATTTCTGGACGTCATTACCTGAAGCATTACATCAAGTGACAATCTTAATGACAGACCGTGGTATTCCAAAAGGATACAGACATATGCACGGATTCGGTTCACATACTTATGGCATGATTAATGAAAATAACGAACGTGTTTGGGTGAAATTCCACTTTAGAACACAACAAGGTATTGAAAACTTACAACCAGACGAAGCGGCAGCAATTATTGCTAATGACCGTGAGTCGTCACAACGCGACTTGTTCGATGCGATTGAAGAAGGCAATTTCCCGAAATGGAAAATGTACATTCAAGTGATGACTGAAGAACAAGCGAGAAACCATAAAGATAACCCATTTGACTTAACAAAAGTATGGTACAAAGGGGATTATCCTTTAATTGAAGTCGGTGAATTCGAACTTAACCGCAACCCTGAAAACTACTTCATGGATGTGGAGCAAGCTGCATTCGCACCGACAAACATTATCCCTGGTCTAGACTTCTCACCAGACAAAATGTTACAAGGTCGTTTATTCTCTTACGGCGATGCACAACGCTATCGCTTAGGTGTGAACCACTGGCAAATTCCTGTTAACCAACCTAAAGGTGTAGGCATTGAAAACATTTGCCCATTCAGCCGTGATGGTGCAATGCGCTTCTTAGACGGTAACCAAGGCGGTAAAACACATTACTATCCAAATAGTTACGGTGCGCATCAAAGTCAACCAGAATACAAACGACCAGAATTAGAAATCAATGGTGGCGCGTATGAATATGACTTTAGAGAAGATGATGACAATTACTTCGAACAACCAGGTAAATTGTTCCGTCTTCAATCGCCGGAGCAACAACAACGTATGTTTATCACAACTGCCAACGAAATGGAAGGCACAACTGATGAAGTAAAACGTCGTCACATTAAGCATTGTTATCAAGCCGATGTGGACTACGGTACGGGTGTTGCCAAAGCATTAGGCATGGAAGATCAATTAGCAAGCATTATTGCTGAAATCTAA
- a CDS encoding Dps family protein translates to MAQGREQVVADLNLQLSNFTVLWTKIHNYHWYVKGHNFFALHEKFEELYNKVAVYVDEIAERALALEGNPVGTMREVLEVSSIEEAEKNISAEQMVAQLAADFETVVKELKQAQGNAEEAGDDRSADMFIEIATELEHNIWMLKAYIG, encoded by the coding sequence ATGGCTCAAGGTAGAGAACAAGTCGTGGCAGACTTAAACTTACAATTATCAAACTTCACAGTATTATGGACTAAAATTCACAACTATCATTGGTACGTTAAAGGTCATAATTTCTTCGCATTACACGAAAAATTTGAAGAACTTTATAACAAAGTGGCTGTTTATGTAGATGAAATTGCTGAGCGTGCACTTGCATTAGAAGGCAATCCGGTCGGCACAATGAGAGAAGTTTTAGAAGTTTCAAGCATTGAAGAAGCTGAGAAAAATATTTCAGCTGAGCAAATGGTTGCACAATTAGCTGCAGACTTCGAAACAGTGGTTAAAGAATTAAAACAAGCGCAAGGTAACGCAGAAGAAGCTGGCGATGATCGTTCAGCAGATATGTTTATCGAAATTGCGACAGAATTAGAACATAACATTTGGATGTTGAAAGCCTATATTGGTTAA
- a CDS encoding putative holin-like toxin, with amino-acid sequence MLIFVFGNLIVALISLVVFIAINVKKITIPNFDRVKWLFFKI; translated from the coding sequence ATGCTGATCTTCGTTTTCGGTAATCTTATCGTAGCGCTCATCAGTTTAGTCGTTTTTATTGCTATAAATGTCAAAAAAATAACCATTCCTAACTTTGACCGAGTTAAATGGTTATTTTTTAAAATTTAA
- a CDS encoding sodium:solute symporter, producing the protein MRTIDFLVFFIYFAALISVGIVGVLKAKSSEKYMVADRNLGLFMLFGCLTAVFLGGSSTIGTSQLGYEIGLSGFWFVFSLGVGITVFGLFLLDRIMDLQVITISELLYRLFGHRVRVMGAVVTAMYTLMICVTQVIAMGAVVSQIFHWPMMTAILVGGSIVFVYTILGGMWTLSITDVIQFLVMTIGMFCIMLPMSLHSVGGFTTLFEQLPASHLSFFNIGVGEIVNYFVTYTLGVMVGQDIWQRFFTGKTKRISKTSGVLVGLYSALYSIVMVIVGMCAYVLFPNIQNTQNVFAHMAFEILPNGLLGIVFAALIAAIMSTASGTLLASATIISNDLLKPYVFKNMEDHQFLGLTRLTTLALAVIAIVISIWVKEVLVAIDIAYAILTGGIFMPVVLGLFMKRITPQAAFYAIIASVIVVFIGIGIAGPQSTATIFYAILVNAIILIIMSQFQRKREV; encoded by the coding sequence ATGAGAACAATAGATTTTTTAGTATTTTTTATTTACTTCGCAGCACTCATTTCAGTAGGTATCGTCGGTGTATTAAAGGCAAAATCGTCTGAAAAATATATGGTGGCTGACCGCAATCTTGGGCTGTTTATGTTATTTGGATGTTTGACGGCTGTGTTTTTAGGTGGTTCTTCTACTATTGGGACGTCACAGCTCGGCTACGAAATCGGGCTATCAGGTTTTTGGTTTGTATTTTCGCTTGGTGTCGGAATTACAGTGTTTGGCTTGTTTTTACTTGATCGCATTATGGATTTACAAGTGATTACGATTAGTGAACTGTTATATCGGTTGTTTGGTCATCGTGTAAGAGTGATGGGCGCAGTCGTGACAGCAATGTATACGCTTATGATTTGTGTGACACAAGTCATTGCGATGGGTGCAGTCGTGTCTCAAATTTTTCATTGGCCTATGATGACAGCCATTCTTGTTGGTGGGAGTATCGTCTTTGTGTATACGATTCTAGGAGGCATGTGGACGCTCTCGATTACTGACGTCATTCAATTTTTAGTGATGACTATAGGCATGTTTTGTATTATGTTGCCGATGAGTTTACATAGCGTTGGCGGCTTTACGACATTATTTGAACAACTGCCAGCGTCACATTTAAGCTTTTTCAATATCGGTGTAGGGGAAATTGTGAATTACTTTGTGACATATACACTAGGCGTCATGGTCGGCCAAGACATTTGGCAACGTTTCTTTACAGGGAAGACGAAGCGTATCTCAAAAACGTCAGGCGTGCTCGTAGGCTTATATAGCGCACTCTATTCTATTGTGATGGTCATTGTCGGCATGTGTGCGTATGTACTATTTCCAAATATCCAAAATACGCAAAATGTATTCGCACATATGGCTTTTGAAATATTACCGAATGGCTTATTAGGGATTGTGTTTGCTGCTTTAATTGCGGCGATTATGTCTACAGCATCAGGGACATTACTTGCATCAGCTACGATTATTTCGAATGACTTGTTGAAGCCTTATGTTTTCAAAAATATGGAAGATCATCAATTTTTAGGGCTAACACGTTTGACGACACTCGCGCTCGCAGTCATTGCCATAGTCATTTCGATTTGGGTGAAAGAAGTGCTCGTTGCGATAGATATTGCCTATGCGATTTTGACGGGGGGTATCTTTATGCCAGTCGTTTTAGGATTATTCATGAAACGCATTACACCACAAGCGGCATTTTACGCCATTATCGCAAGTGTGATAGTCGTTTTTATCGGTATTGGTATTGCAGGTCCACAATCTACTGCGACGATATTTTATGCAATCCTTGTTAATGCTATAATATTAATCATCATGTCTCAATTTCAGCGTAAAAGAGAAGTCTAA
- a CDS encoding aminotransferase class I/II-fold pyridoxal phosphate-dependent enzyme, whose product MELLNKHIKDIEVPGTRQFANKVDQYPNCLDLTLGQSDFPVASYVQDAMIQAIQEGRLKYTHNKGLLELRTAISEYTAERFGVTYDPETEIVVTNGASEGIDDILRTILNPGEEVILPGPTYLGYEPIVKLQGAEVKWIDTSHTGFVPTADAIKAAITPKTKAIMFNYPTNPTGTTLSYENIAEIVAVLKETDIFIITDEIYSENVFEGRHRSFMEFPEIRKQLFVVNGLSKSHAMTGARVGYVLSTPELIEEVTTVHLYNSICVATPSQYGAIRALKEGASDIEKMNAAYRERRDYIYKRLTAMGLPVMLPQGTFYIFPDVSTYDQDSFRFCNQLLECEQLAIVPGKSFSDFAEGYVRLSFACDMPTIEEACNRLERFLSYYQA is encoded by the coding sequence ATGGAATTATTAAATAAACATATTAAAGACATTGAAGTACCTGGAACACGTCAGTTTGCGAATAAAGTTGATCAATACCCGAACTGTTTAGATTTAACGCTCGGGCAGTCTGACTTCCCTGTTGCTTCATATGTGCAAGACGCGATGATTCAGGCAATTCAAGAGGGGCGATTGAAATATACACACAATAAAGGGTTGTTGGAATTACGTACCGCGATTTCAGAATATACAGCTGAACGATTCGGTGTGACATATGATCCTGAAACAGAAATTGTCGTGACTAATGGCGCTTCAGAAGGGATTGACGACATTTTACGAACGATTTTAAATCCAGGAGAAGAGGTCATCTTACCAGGGCCAACGTATTTAGGGTATGAGCCGATTGTCAAACTACAAGGTGCAGAAGTGAAGTGGATAGATACCTCACATACAGGTTTTGTGCCGACTGCCGATGCGATTAAGGCGGCCATCACACCAAAAACGAAAGCGATTATGTTTAACTATCCGACGAATCCAACTGGGACGACATTGTCATATGAAAATATTGCGGAAATTGTAGCAGTATTGAAAGAGACGGATATTTTCATTATTACAGACGAAATTTATAGTGAAAATGTGTTTGAAGGACGACATCGTTCATTTATGGAGTTTCCTGAGATTCGCAAGCAACTGTTTGTGGTGAATGGTTTATCGAAATCACATGCAATGACAGGTGCGCGTGTTGGCTATGTGCTCTCGACACCTGAATTGATTGAAGAAGTGACGACCGTCCATTTATATAATTCAATTTGTGTGGCGACACCTAGTCAATACGGTGCGATTCGTGCATTGAAAGAAGGGGCTTCCGATATTGAAAAGATGAATGCCGCGTATCGTGAACGTCGTGATTATATTTACAAACGATTGACGGCTATGGGCTTACCCGTCATGTTGCCACAAGGGACGTTTTACATTTTTCCTGATGTGTCAACGTACGATCAAGATTCATTCCGTTTTTGTAATCAATTGTTAGAATGTGAACAGTTGGCCATCGTACCAGGCAAGTCATTTTCTGATTTTGCAGAAGGTTATGTACGTTTATCCTTTGCATGTGACATGCCAACAATCGAAGAAGCGTGTAACCGATTGGAACGTTTCTTATCATATTATCAAGCATAA
- a CDS encoding xylulokinase yields the protein MDKQTTRQQIEAGDISVGIELGSTRIKTVAIDSTTHTIATGHYEWEQQLTDGYWSYDLDEVWQGIRESFRLMTREIKATYGVALTHIASIGISGMMHGYLAFDAQDQLLVPFRTWRNNTAREAGEQLREAFQFNIPERWSIAHYYQSALNQETHVKDVAYMTTLSGYVHWQLTGEKVLGIGDASGMFPIDPKTATYRKDLCEQFDTLMATNGYNQDIQRILPTVHVAGEQAGTLTEDGARLLDPTGTLTSGCPMCAPEGDAGTGMVATNSIAPKTGNVSAGTSIFAMIVLEQSLQAVYPEVDIVTTPAGDEVAMIHANNGSSDLNQWVRLFEEVFQLMDMSYDKATLWTRLFESALDGDDDLGKLLAYGYISAEYITDVPKGFPLFVRQQDSHFNIQNFMRTHIFTMLSTLKIGVDRLKAREQLQIERMTGHGGVFATKQVVQRYLAAALESPVTVMENANEGGAWGMAVLARYMLENNITLATFLEHVGFRDVETETMAPQAQDIESFNAYVQRFAAGLAVERRLNDALD from the coding sequence ATGGATAAGCAAACGACACGTCAACAAATTGAAGCGGGGGACATTTCAGTCGGTATCGAATTAGGTTCGACACGCATTAAAACTGTCGCCATTGATTCGACGACACACACGATTGCGACGGGACATTATGAATGGGAACAACAACTGACTGACGGATATTGGTCCTATGATTTAGATGAAGTTTGGCAAGGAATTCGAGAAAGTTTTCGTTTGATGACCCGGGAAATAAAAGCGACATATGGGGTGGCACTCACACATATTGCAAGTATAGGGATTAGCGGGATGATGCACGGTTATTTAGCGTTTGATGCTCAAGACCAACTGCTTGTCCCTTTTCGGACGTGGCGTAATAATACAGCGCGAGAAGCGGGTGAACAGTTACGAGAAGCATTTCAGTTCAATATTCCTGAGCGTTGGAGTATTGCACATTATTATCAAAGTGCATTGAACCAAGAAACACATGTAAAAGATGTCGCGTACATGACAACGTTATCGGGTTATGTTCATTGGCAATTGACCGGAGAAAAAGTGCTCGGAATAGGGGATGCTTCAGGGATGTTTCCTATCGACCCAAAGACGGCCACGTATCGAAAAGACTTATGTGAACAGTTCGATACGTTAATGGCAACAAATGGGTATAATCAAGACATACAGCGTATTTTACCGACTGTACACGTGGCAGGTGAGCAAGCGGGGACCTTGACTGAAGATGGCGCCCGTTTATTGGATCCGACCGGTACATTAACGTCGGGATGTCCGATGTGTGCACCAGAAGGCGATGCAGGCACAGGGATGGTGGCGACCAACAGTATTGCACCAAAAACTGGAAATGTTTCGGCAGGGACGAGTATTTTCGCTATGATTGTCCTCGAACAGTCACTGCAAGCCGTATACCCAGAAGTCGATATTGTGACGACGCCAGCTGGAGATGAAGTGGCGATGATTCATGCGAATAATGGGTCGTCAGATTTGAATCAATGGGTACGTTTATTTGAAGAGGTTTTTCAACTTATGGATATGTCATATGATAAGGCGACATTATGGACACGTTTATTCGAAAGTGCATTAGATGGAGACGATGATTTAGGAAAACTGTTAGCATACGGCTATATTTCAGCTGAATACATCACTGACGTTCCTAAAGGCTTTCCATTATTTGTACGCCAACAAGACAGTCATTTCAATATCCAAAACTTCATGAGAACCCATATTTTTACGATGCTCAGTACGCTCAAAATAGGTGTTGATCGATTGAAAGCACGCGAGCAACTACAAATTGAACGGATGACAGGTCACGGTGGTGTTTTTGCGACGAAACAAGTGGTACAACGTTATTTAGCAGCGGCGTTAGAAAGTCCAGTCACAGTGATGGAGAATGCGAATGAGGGTGGCGCATGGGGTATGGCAGTGTTAGCAAGATATATGTTAGAAAACAATATCACGTTAGCGACGTTTTTAGAACATGTCGGCTTTCGTGACGTTGAAACGGAAACGATGGCACCACAAGCACAGGATATCGAAAGTTTTAACGCCTATGTACAACGATTTGCAGCGGGTTTGGCGGTTGAACGTCGGTTGAATGACGCGTTGGATTGA
- a CDS encoding NAD(P)/FAD-dependent oxidoreductase, with amino-acid sequence MKQHHRVMIIGAGAAGIGMAVTMKTLHFEDVCVIEAGAIGQSFKNWPKSTRTITPSFTSNGFGMPDMNAIAKDTSPAFTFNEEHLSGDTYAEYLTVVAEHYDIDVRTETTVEDVQFVDGVYELNTSQGTYTADYIYVATGDFAFPNQPFDHGLHYSEVDDFNALPGHTFTVIGGNESAFDAAIHLAKQGAQVSLYTSSTGFDADEADPSIRLSPYTHQRLREVVQQGAEIEMNVHYRATSILFRNGQYEIHFDNGAIVYSPTEPIIATGFDVTKNPLIRQLFSVRDGEVRLTDLDESTRYPNVFLIGATVRHDEAILCYIYKFRARFAVLARTMMQREGLAVDQKVIDSYRDNQMYLDDYSCCEVDCSC; translated from the coding sequence ATGAAACAACATCACCGAGTCATGATTATTGGTGCAGGTGCTGCAGGGATTGGTATGGCTGTAACGATGAAGACACTCCACTTTGAAGATGTTTGTGTGATAGAGGCTGGCGCTATCGGTCAATCTTTTAAAAATTGGCCAAAGTCGACACGCACGATTACGCCGTCCTTTACTTCAAACGGTTTTGGTATGCCAGACATGAATGCGATTGCTAAAGATACATCGCCTGCTTTTACATTTAATGAAGAACATTTATCTGGTGATACGTATGCAGAATATTTAACAGTTGTTGCTGAACATTACGACATCGATGTGCGAACAGAAACGACAGTGGAAGATGTTCAATTTGTCGATGGCGTTTATGAATTAAATACATCTCAAGGGACATATACCGCAGATTATATTTACGTTGCGACAGGTGACTTTGCCTTTCCAAACCAACCATTCGATCATGGGCTTCATTATAGTGAAGTGGATGATTTTAATGCGTTGCCGGGTCATACGTTTACGGTTATTGGCGGAAACGAAAGTGCGTTTGATGCGGCGATTCATCTCGCTAAACAAGGTGCACAAGTGTCGCTTTATACGAGTTCAACAGGTTTTGACGCAGATGAAGCTGATCCAAGTATTCGTTTGTCCCCGTATACGCATCAACGTTTAAGAGAAGTAGTACAACAAGGTGCAGAAATTGAAATGAATGTGCATTATCGCGCGACGTCTATTCTTTTTCGTAATGGGCAGTATGAAATCCATTTTGATAATGGTGCCATCGTCTATAGTCCGACAGAGCCGATTATTGCGACAGGGTTTGACGTGACGAAAAATCCACTGATTCGGCAACTTTTTTCAGTGAGAGATGGCGAAGTACGATTAACGGATTTAGATGAGTCGACACGTTATCCGAATGTCTTTTTAATTGGTGCGACAGTCCGTCATGATGAAGCGATACTATGCTACATTTATAAATTTAGAGCACGCTTTGCAGTCTTAGCACGCACCATGATGCAACGTGAAGGCTTGGCTGTGGACCAAAAAGTGATTGATAGTTATCGCGACAATCAAATGTATTTGGATGATTATAGTTGTTGTGAAGTGGATTGCTCATGCTAA
- a CDS encoding nucleoside recognition domain-containing protein, translating to MLTVTYDLVSARVSGIPNEPHQFRLRGLKQLTPDEQQALKRFVIQQRLAVSLNQAVHCTTEETRNHVAQLQSFWRAHHHQRPRPLHTLLGWLCILLMFAVPVYVAYHLSDWLQNQYVAPWIDAFSQHALFRSALIQAFLFGDYGVLSLGTYSLVWALPVVVMLSLSSAVIEQSHLKQYIIWSIAPSMGKVGLDGTDIIPLLEGFGCNAAAIVQAGHQCQLCTRSRCMSLISFGTSCSYQIGATLSIFNVAHQTWLFIPYLLLVLIGGLVHNRLWYPSEQSFVAAQVSSNEPVVWPSLKRVLAQMWDSVKMFLFQALPIFIAICLIASALALTPILEMISKLFIPLLSLLHIPHELSPGLLFSMIRKDGMLLFNMGSGQFIQSLSAWQVLLLVFFSSTFTACSVTMTMVIRQLGLREGSKMIGRQMLTSLACVAILGSITWLILL from the coding sequence ATGCTAACAGTAACGTATGATTTAGTCAGTGCTCGGGTATCCGGCATTCCGAATGAACCGCATCAATTTCGACTACGCGGATTGAAACAACTGACACCAGATGAACAGCAAGCGTTAAAGCGTTTCGTGATTCAACAACGGTTAGCGGTATCACTTAATCAAGCGGTCCATTGTACGACGGAAGAAACACGAAATCATGTGGCACAGTTGCAATCGTTTTGGCGTGCACATCATCATCAACGCCCTCGTCCGTTACATACGTTACTCGGCTGGTTATGCATCTTGTTAATGTTTGCTGTACCAGTCTATGTCGCGTATCATTTGTCTGATTGGCTACAAAATCAATATGTTGCGCCTTGGATTGATGCATTTTCCCAACATGCACTTTTTCGTTCAGCACTGATTCAAGCATTTTTATTTGGCGATTATGGTGTGTTATCACTCGGGACGTATTCACTCGTATGGGCTTTACCTGTCGTTGTGATGCTCAGTTTGTCGAGTGCAGTCATTGAGCAATCACATCTGAAGCAATATATCATTTGGTCGATTGCGCCGTCTATGGGAAAAGTAGGGCTCGATGGCACAGATATTATTCCATTATTAGAAGGTTTTGGTTGTAACGCAGCCGCTATCGTACAAGCAGGCCATCAATGTCAATTATGCACACGTTCACGTTGTATGAGTCTCATCAGTTTTGGGACATCATGTAGTTATCAAATTGGTGCGACACTTTCAATATTTAACGTTGCACATCAAACGTGGCTCTTTATCCCGTATTTATTACTCGTTTTAATAGGTGGGTTAGTGCACAACCGATTGTGGTATCCATCAGAGCAATCATTCGTAGCCGCGCAAGTCTCGTCAAACGAACCTGTCGTTTGGCCGTCATTGAAACGTGTGTTAGCCCAAATGTGGGACAGTGTAAAAATGTTTTTATTTCAAGCCTTGCCGATATTTATTGCGATTTGTCTCATTGCGAGTGCGTTAGCGTTAACACCAATATTGGAGATGATTTCAAAGTTGTTTATTCCGCTCCTCAGTTTATTACATATTCCACATGAATTATCACCAGGTTTATTATTTTCGATGATTCGTAAAGATGGGATGTTGTTATTTAATATGGGAAGCGGTCAGTTCATTCAAAGTTTATCAGCATGGCAAGTGTTGCTCCTCGTATTTTTCAGTTCAACATTCACCGCTTGTTCGGTCACAATGACGATGGTGATACGACAATTAGGGTTGCGAGAAGGGAGTAAGATGATAGGGCGTCAAATGCTGACTTCGTTGGCATGCGTCGCTATTTTGGGTAGCATCACATGGCTCATACTATTATAG
- a CDS encoding ABC transporter permease, which produces MFLAWNEIKRNKLKFSLIIGVLILISYLLFLLSGLAKGLINMNTEGINRWDADAIVLNKDANQTVQQSSFDTALVKDQFDKQATLKQTGVIVSNGKIEENALLYGTQKDAFIVPKLTEGRTFKTNNEVIADGTLKEKGFKVGDTLSLSQTDETLKIVGFTESAKYNASPVLFGNNQTIEKINPILTEGKTNAVVVKGSDWQNQKLDKSLEAIDIHTFIENLPGYQAQNLTLNFMISFLFIISATVIGVFLYVITLQKTQLFGVLKAQGFTNGDLVKVVLSQTFILALIGTCIGLILTLVTGAFLPSAVPIKFDILTLMLFGIVLILVSLLGSLFSIVTIRKIDPLKAIG; this is translated from the coding sequence ATGTTTTTAGCATGGAACGAAATCAAACGTAACAAACTCAAATTTAGCCTCATCATCGGCGTACTCATTCTCATCAGCTATCTCTTGTTTCTACTTTCCGGATTAGCGAAAGGGCTTATCAATATGAACACGGAAGGCATCAATCGTTGGGATGCAGATGCGATCGTATTAAATAAAGATGCCAATCAAACGGTCCAACAATCTAGCTTTGATACAGCGCTTGTCAAAGATCAATTCGACAAACAAGCCACATTGAAACAAACAGGGGTCATTGTTTCTAACGGTAAAATTGAAGAAAACGCATTGCTATATGGTACGCAAAAAGATGCATTCATTGTTCCTAAATTAACAGAGGGGCGTACTTTTAAAACGAACAATGAAGTGATTGCGGACGGTACTTTGAAAGAAAAAGGGTTTAAAGTGGGTGATACATTATCGTTATCTCAAACAGACGAAACATTGAAAATTGTAGGATTTACTGAATCAGCGAAATACAACGCCTCACCTGTGCTCTTTGGGAATAATCAAACCATTGAAAAAATCAATCCTATTTTAACAGAAGGCAAAACGAATGCCGTTGTCGTAAAGGGGAGTGACTGGCAAAATCAAAAATTAGACAAGTCACTTGAAGCGATTGATATCCATACGTTCATTGAAAATCTACCCGGCTATCAAGCACAAAATTTGACGTTAAACTTTATGATTAGCTTTTTATTTATTATTTCTGCCACGGTTATCGGTGTTTTTTTATATGTCATTACCTTACAAAAGACGCAATTGTTTGGCGTATTGAAAGCACAAGGATTTACGAATGGTGATTTAGTGAAAGTCGTGCTCTCTCAAACCTTTATTTTAGCTTTGATTGGTACATGCATCGGCTTAATTTTGACATTGGTGACAGGCGCATTTTTACCTTCTGCCGTACCGATTAAGTTCGATATACTGACATTGATGCTTTTCGGTATTGTCCTCATTTTAGTGTCATTGTTGGGGAGTCTATTTTCAATCGTTACAATACGCAAAATTGATCCATTGAAAGCGATCGGGTAG